DNA sequence from the Myxococcus guangdongensis genome:
CGCTGGGGCTGGGGCTCGCGCTGGTGCAGCGCATCGCGAAGGCGCACGGCGGCGAGACGTTCGCGGAGAACCGCGAGGGCGGCGGCGCGCGCGTGGGCTTCACGGTGAAGAAGGCGGGGCCGCCGGGCGCGCTGGAGCTGCCGGCGGCGTAGGCCTGTCGGCCCTACTTCTTCGCGGACGCGTCCTCGGCGGTGAACGCGAAGGCGACGGTGGCCGGCGCGTCGTCCTTCACCGTGACTTCGGCGCTCTTCGTGCCGAACGTCTCGTGCCAGGCCTCCAGGGTGTACGTGCCCGCGGGCAGGCCCTGAATCGTGAAGGTGCCGTCCTCGCCCGTGGTGGCGAAGAACGGGTTCGGGTTGCTCACCACGAACGCGGTCATCCACGGGTGCACGTCGCACTTGAGCTTCAGCACGTCATCCGCGGCGGGCACGGACTTCTGCACCGGCGCGCCCGAGGGCGGCTGGGCCACGTTGAAGGCCGACTTGGTGCCCACCACGCCGCGCACGTTGTGCAGCGTGCCGTCGCTGTTCTTGAAGACGACGGGCTGCCCCGCCACCGCGCCCTGCACGCGCGGCACGTAGGTGCACTTCGACTGGTCCACCACCACCGGCTCCGTCGGCACGGCGGAAGCCCCCGCCACCGCGCCACGCACGCGCACCAGCACGTTGCGCAGCTTGCCGTCCTTCACCAGCACCGCTTCGTCCTTGGACGCCCGCCCCTCACAGGCCGGGTCGCTGCTCGGCGGCAGGTCCGCCGCGGCCGGCGCCGTGCCCGTGAAAGTCACCGTGCCCTTCACCTCGCCCTTGCCCACGGCGACGTTCG
Encoded proteins:
- a CDS encoding carboxypeptidase regulatory-like domain-containing protein, whose protein sequence is MTLRTLGLSMLGAAGLLALPACKKEEAPATPPPAAPAEAARAPEEKAPHAATPIQAPGQTTNVAVGKGEVKGTVTFTGTAPAAADLPPSSDPACEGRASKDEAVLVKDGKLRNVLVRVRGAVAGASAVPTEPVVVDQSKCTYVPRVQGAVAGQPVVFKNSDGTLHNVRGVVGTKSAFNVAQPPSGAPVQKSVPAADDVLKLKCDVHPWMTAFVVSNPNPFFATTGEDGTFTIQGLPAGTYTLEAWHETFGTKSAEVTVKDDAPATVAFAFTAEDASAKK